DNA sequence from the Sinomonas terrae genome:
GTTGGCGTACCCGAAACGGTCAGTCGGTGAAGATGGCGGTCACCACCTGATCGGCCCAGTCGAGGATCTCCTTGTCCTGCAGGTCGCGTCCGCCGATCGCCGCGGTCTTGGGCTTCGGCACGAGGACGGCGTTCAGCGCGGGCTTGTACTGTGCCCCCTTGTACATGCGCGTGAGCCGCATCTGCTTCGACTCAGGAAGCTCGGCGGGCGCGAACCGCACCATGTTCCCTTGAAGGGCGACGTCGGTGAGGCCGGCCGAGCGGGCACGCACCCGGAAACGGGCGACGGCGGCGAGGTTCTCCACGGGCGCGGGGGGCTCGCCATAGCGGTCGGTGAGCTCGTCCATGACCTCGGCAATGGCGGCGTCGTCGTTCACGGCAGCGAGCTTGCGGTACGCCTCGAGCCGCAGCCGCTCCCCCGGCACGTAATCGTGCGGGAGGTGCGCGTTGACGGGCAGCTCGATCTTCATCTCGGCGGTCTTCTCCTCGGACTCGCCGCGGAAGTCGGCGACGGCCTCCCCGACGAGCCTGATGTAGAGGTCGAAGCCGACGCCTGCGATGTGGCCGGACTGTTCGCCGCCGAGGAGATTGCCCGCGCCGCGGATCTCGAGGTCCTTCATGGCGAGCTGCATGCCCGCACCGAGCTCGTTGTGCGCCGCGACGGCCTTGAGCCGCTCGAGCGCCACCTCGCCGAGCGGCTTCTCAGAGGGATACAGGAAGTAGGCATAGGCGCGCTCGCGGCCACGGCCCACGCGCCCGCGCAGCTGATGGAGCTGTGACAGCCCGTAGGAATCGGCCCGGTCCACGATGAGCGTGTTCGCGTTCGAGATGTCGAGGCCGGTCTCGATGATCGTCGTGCAGACGAGGACGTCGAAGCGCTTCTCCCAGAAGTCCACGATGATCTGCTCGAGGCGCCCCTCGGACATCTGCCCGTGCGCAACCTCGACCCGGGCCTCGGGAACCAGCTCGCGCACGGCGGCGGCAGTCTTCTCGATCGACGAGACGCGGTTGTGGACGAAGAACACCTGGCCCTCGCGCATGAGCTCACGCCGGATGGCGGCCGAGACCTGCTTGTCCGTGTACGGGCCGACGTAGGTCAGGACAGGGTGGCGCTCCTCGGGGGGCGTTGCGAGCGTGGACGTCTCCCGGATCCCGGTGAGCGACATCTCGAGCGTGCGCGGGATCGGCGTCGCGGACATCGCGAGAACGTCCACGTTCGTCCGCATCTTCTTGAGCGCTTCCTTGTGCTCGACCCCGAAGCGCTGCTCCTCGTCCACGATCACGAGGCCGAGATCCTTGAACTCGACCTCCTTCGAGAGCAGGCGGTGCGTGCCGATCACGACGTCGACCGTCCCCTTCTTGAGCCCCTCGACGGTGTCCTTCGCTTCGGACCCCGTCTGGAACCGGCTCAGCGCGCGGACACGCAGCGGGAAGCCTGAGAAGCGCTCGGAGAACGTCTCGTGGTGCTGCTGGGCGAGCAGCGTGGTGGGCACGAGGACCGCGACCTGCTTCCCGTCCTGGACGGCCTTGAACGCGGCGCGCACCGCGATCTCGGTCTTGCCGTAGCCAACATCGCCGGAGACGAGGCGGTCCATGGGGATGTCCCGCTCCATGTCCGCCTTGACCTCGTTGATCGTCGTGAGCTGGTCCGGCGTCTCGATGTACGGGAACGCCTCCTCGAGCTCGCGCTGCCAAGGCGTGTCGGGGCCGAACGCGTGCCCGCGGGAGGCCATCCGCGCGGAATACAGGCGGATGAGCTCGCCTGCGATCTCCTTGACGGCCTTCTTGGCCTTCGACTTGGTCGCGGCCCAGTCGGCGCCGCCCATCTTCGACAGGGCTGGGGCGTCTCCCCCGACGTAACGGGTCACCTGATCGAGCTGGTCCGTGGGCACGAAGAGCCGATCCCCCGGGGCACCGCGCTTCGACGGCGCGTACTCGAGGACGAGGTACTCGCGCGTAGCATCCGTCCCTGCACCCGCACGCCGCTGCACGAGCTCCACGAACTTCCCGATCCCGTGCTGCTCATGCACCACGAAGTCGCCCGCATGGAGCTGGAGGGGGTCGACGGCATTGCGACGGCGCGAGGGCATCTTGCGCATGTCGCGGGTCCCCGCGGCGCTTGCACGGCCCAGGAGGTCCGCTTCGGTGAGGAGCGCGAGCTTGAGTCCGTCGAGGACGAAGCCCTTGCCTGCCGTCGCGGTCGTGATTTCGATGATGCCGGATTCGGGCTCGCGGGCGAGGCTTTCGACCCGGCTGCACGGGATCCCGGCGTCGTGGAACAGCTCGGCGAGCCGCTGGGCCGGGCCTGGGCCGTCGGTCGCGACGACGATGCGCCACTGGTCCGCGACGCGGGACCCAATGAACTCGGTCATCTCGGCAACGTCCCCGCGGTATCCCCGTGGCTCGCGCGCGGCGATCGAGAGGACGTCGATATCGAGCACGGTCTCCTCGTCGACGCCCAGAGATGTCACAGACCACCAAGAGACGGAGCGTGCCACGGCGGCAGCCCGAGTGTCGGCGAGCGAGGCGAAGCTTGCGTCCTCGAGGCGGCCCATATGCTCGTCCGGATCCTGGCCCGCGCCCGCGGCGACGCTCAGATCGAGCGGTGCCGCCCCGCCGTCGGACGCGGTGGCCCATGCCGCGGCGAGGAACTCGTCGTTGGTCGCGGCCAGATCGTGGGCGCGCGTCCGCACCTTCTCCGGCTCGAGGAGGAGCGCGACCGAGCCCTCGGGCAGCTCCTCGACGAACGGGACCATTGCGTCGACCAGCAGTGGGGCGAGGGATTCCATGCCCTCGACCGCGATCCCGCCCGCGATCTTCTCGAGCATGTCCTCGGCGGCCGGGAGATGGCCCTTGAGCCTTGCGGCGCGGCTCATGACCGACGGCGTGATGAGCAGCTCACGGCAGGGCGGGGCGAACAGGACGGTGGGGTGATGCACGTGCGGCCCGGTGAGCGAGCGCTGGTCGGCGACGGCGAACCAGCGCATCTGCTCGACCTCGTCGCCGAAGAACTCGACGCGGACGGGATGGTCCTCGGTCGGCGGGAACACATCGATGATCCCGCCGCGGACCGCGAACTCGCCGCGTCGGGTCACCATGTCGACGCGCGCGTAGGCAGCGGCCGCGAGCGCGCGGACGACGCCGTCGAACGGCTCGTCCTGACCGACGGCGAGGAATACGGGGGCGAGGTCGCCGAGCCCGGCGACGAGGGGCTGCAGCACCGCGCGGATAGGGGCGACGACGACGCGCAGCGGCTTGCGCCCGGACTCTGCCGAGTTCCGCCCTTCGGATTCGGGATGGGCCAGCCGGCGGAGGACGGAGAGGCGGCGCCCGACGGTATCGGACCGCGGCGAGAGCCGCTCGTGGGGAAGGGTCTCCCAGCTCGGGAAGAGCGCCACAGTGCCGGGCGCGACGTAGGCGCCGAGCGCGTCGACGAGGTCCTCAGCCTCGCGCTCGGTCGCAGTCACCGCGAGCAGCACGCCGTCGCCCTCAGGCAAGCTGTCGAGGATCTCGGCGATGATCACGGGCCGCATGCCCGCGGGGGCGGCGACCTGGAGGTCTTGGCTGCGCCGACCCGCGGGCTTCGACGCGTAGTCGCGGAGTCGGGCAACCGTCGGATCCGTTGCCAGCGCGCGCCGCAGCCCGTCGAGTGACGCAGGACGGAGGACATCAAGCGACCCGGTGAGCTGGATATCTGACGACACAAAACCTCCAGGGCAGCACAGAAACCCGGAACTGAGGAGCAGCCCGGGAATGTGTTAAGCCTACCCCGGGCCCGGACGCCTACGATGGGCGGATGGACGCCCCCTCCGCCACTTCCCGCGATTCGCCACGGGCAGGCTCGGCCCGCCGCCGTGTGGCCCTGCGGATCGTCGGCGCCGCGTACCTCGCGTTCGTCGCCGGCGTCGTGTTCTGGCCGACGCCGGTGGATCGGCCCGCTGCGGGAACGCTCGCCCACATGTTCGTCTGGCTTCATCGGCATGGTGTTCCCCTGTGGTTCGGCTACAACCTCTTCGAATGGCTCGCGAACGTGGCGTTCTTCGTCCCGTTCGGTGTTCTCGCCGTCCTGTTCGGCTCCCGCGTGCGATGGGCCGTCGTCGCGGCGTGCTCGGTCTCGACCGCTGTCGAACTCTCGCAGTGGCTCTTCCTCCCGCAGCGGACTGGCTCCGTGTTGGACGTTCTCGCGAACACGAGCGGCGCCTTCATAGGGGCCGGGCTCGCGGCTCTCTGGACCCGGAGGCCGCGCCGCTCCCTCTAGGATGGTCAGGGCGCCCATCCCCCAGGGGCGTCTGAGCCCAGGCAGATTGGAAGGACTCCATGGCCCTCGAAGCCACCACCACCTTGAACTACCCGGTCGAGCAGATTGTCGCTGTCTTCGCGGACGAGGCGTTCCAGCGTCACGTGAGCGAGCTTGTCGGCGGCAAGCTCGAGTCGATCACGGTCGACGGCGACACCGCGAGCGCCTTCACCGCGACGATCGTCCGCCAGGTCCCGACCGGGCGGCTCCCCGAGCTCGCGAAGAAGTTCGTCGGCGAATACGTCAGCGTCACTCAGGTCGAGACGTGGGGCGCGCCCGAGGCCGACAGCTCACGCCAGGCCAACATCACCGTCAAGGTCGCCGGCGCTCCCGTCGAGGCCACCGCCGCGCAGCGCCTCGTCGCGGATGGTGCCAGCACTCGCATCGAGCTCTCGGGCGCGGTCACGAGCTCGATCCCCCTGCTCGGCGGCAAGATCGCCCAGGCCGCCGAACCGTTCGTGGGCAAGGCGCTCAACATCGAGGCCACGCAGGCCGCCGCCTGGCTCGCAGGCGAGATCGTCTGATGCAGCTGCCCGCAGCCCTCTCCTGGCTCCTCGTAGTGGCTGGCGTCTGGAGCATCTTCGTGTGGCCCCAGTTCCTGCGCCGGGTCATGAAGGATCCGCGGGCCCGCGACGAGTCGGGGCGCGCGACGCGTTTCCTCACCGTCCACATGTACCTGGTCGCGATCTCGGTCACCCTCGGCGTGGCCGTCGCGGTCGTGGGCGTCAGGACGTTGTTCGTGTAGGGCAAGCTAGCTCCCCCGCCCGCTCCGCCGCCGCCCCCTGCGGCCGCGGGGCGGGCGATGGCTACGAGGACCTCGGTGGGTACGATGGTCTAGGTGTGCCGGGAAGTCTGGTCGGCGAACAGCTCGACTGACTTCACGGACAGGAGGCCCTCATGGTCCCCCGTTGGCGCACCCACTCGCCGCACTCCCACTCACGGCACTCCCACTCGCCAAACTCGCACTCAGCGCACTCGCGGCTCCGCAGCCTGGCCCGGGGCAGTTTCTCCGAGTATCGCCGGATCACAGAGGTCCTCCGCAAGGAGACCGTCGGCGGCGCCCTGCTTCTCACAGCGACCGTCGTCGCGCTCGTATGGGCCAACTCGCCCTGGTCGTCCGGCTACTTCGACTTCCGGGACCTCCACCTCGGGTACGAGCCATGGCACCTCAGTTTGAGCCTCGGCAAATGGGCCTCTGACGGCCTGCTCGCGATCTTCTTCTTCGTCGCAGGCCTTGAACTCAAACGAGAGTTCGTCGCCGGTGATCTCCGCCGGCCCTCCACCGCGATCGTCCCCGTGGTCGCCGCGTGCGGCGGCGTAGCCCTCCCGGCCATCATCTTCACGCTCGCCAACGTGGCCCTGGGTACAGAGCAGAGCGCCGGGGACGCGCTGCGCGGCTGGGCCGTTCCCACCGCGACGGACATCGCCTTCGCTCTCGCTGTGCTCGCCGTCATCAGCACGCATCTGCCCGCGGCGCTCCGGACCTTCCTGCTCACGCTCGCGGTCGTCGACGACCTGATCGCGATCGCGATCATCGCGTTCTTCTACGCGAGCGGCCTCAATCTGGTCTTCCTCGCGCTCGCGATCGTGCCGCTCGCCGTGTTCACGTGGCTCGTCCAGCGGCGCGTGCGCTCGTGGTACCTCCTGCTTCCGCTTGCGGTGCTCACGTGGGCGCTCGTCCACGCGTCCGGAATCCACGCGACGGTTGCAGGGGTGCTCATGGGCTTCGCCGTCCCGGTGATCCGGAGCGAGAAGGCCGGCGGCCCCGAAGCCGGACCAGGCCTCGCCGAACATTTCGAGCAGCGGTTCCGGCCGCTTTCCGCGGGAGTCGCGGTGCCCGTGTTCGCCTTCTTCTCGGCCGGCGTTCGCGTGGGCGGCGCGGACGGGGTCGGTTCGGCACTCACCGACCCTGTGACCATCGGCATCGTCCTCGCCCTCGTCGTGGGAAAGGCCCTCGGCGTCTTCGGCTCCACGTGGCTCGTCACGAAGAGCCGCCACGCCGAACTCGACCCCGACCTCGCGTGGGTGGATGTCTTCGGCCTCGCGCTGCTTTCGGGCGTGGGCTTCACCGTGTCGCTGCTCGTAGCGGGACTCGGCTTCGGCGAGGGCACACTGCACGACGAGCATGCCAAAGTCGCCATCCTCACGGGCTCGCTCACCGCGGCCGTGCTCGCCGCCGTCGTCCTCCGCGCCCGCAACCGGCACTACCGGCGCCTCGCAACGCTGGAGACGTTCGACGCCGACGGCGACGGCGTACCGGATGCCTTCGGGAACGAAGACGCCCGGTAGCCGTCACCAACAGCACTGACAGCAACACATCAGCAGCACATCCTACGAGTGCCGTCCCCGCCGCCGTCCCGCGAGCTTCGGGACGAAGGCCCCCACGAGCATGAGCGCTCCCGAGGCGAAGAGCGCATTCGACGTCGTGTAATCCGGTGCCGGGGCGCCCGCTGCCGTCTGGGCACTGATGCTCACTTCGGACGGCACGGACTGGACTGGCTGGACTGCCTGGATTGGCTGGACTGCCTGGACCGGTTGGACTGCCTGGACCGGTTGGGCCGGCTGAACCGGTTGGGCCGGCTGAACGGCGTTGGCCGACTGGGACGGCTGCTCCGACTGGACCCGAGCCGGGGCGACAGTGTTGCCTTGGCCAGTGTTGCCCTGGCCAGTGTTGCCTTGGCCTGTGTTGCCTTGGCCTGTGTTGCCTTGGCCTGGGGTCTTGCTCGTGACAGGCGCCGGGGACGTGCTGGCCGAGGGCGTCCCACTCGGCGAGGCGGAGCTGGTTGGACCCGCCGTCGGCGCCTGGGTCGTCGGATCGTCCGTAGGCGCCTGGGTCGTCGGATCGTCCGTAGGCGCCTGGCTCGTCGGATCGTCCGTGGGGCCAGCCGACGGCACCTGGCTCGTCGGATCGTCCGTGGGGCCAGCCGACGGCACCTCGCTCGTCGGATCAGCACTCGGCGTGGTCACCGGGGTCACACTGGGCGTGGGGCTCGGGGTCGCGACGACGCAGCCGGCCGCGTAGATCGCCTGGTTTGCCGTGGTCCAGTTCTGCCCCGCCACGGTGGTGATGTTCCCCTTGTCGACATAGCTGAACGAGGGGAAGATGTCGCCAGGATACTTACCCTGAACGTGGTAGGTGGCAAGAGAGCTCATCGCCACTTCCTGGTACTGGTAAGGGTGCAACTGCGACCTCGTCAGGTGGCAGACGGCTATCTTGTCGCTGCCGCTGTTGGACGACGGCGCAGCAAGCGCCGGACTCGTCGCGGCCCCCGCCACGAAGAAGGCGCTTGCCCCCACGGCGAAGAGACTGGTCACATAATTCATCTTGCGGGTGCGAATCGGCGGCATGGAAGACCGCTCCTTTCAATCTCCGTGTTTCACGTGCATTGCCCGCAGCGGAAAGTCAGCAGGACGATCTGCGCGTCGGGATTGTCGTAATTGCAGGAAAAGAGAACAACTTGGCAGGGATCGTTCGCGAAGGAAAAAGCCTTGGACTTGTCGACGATCCTGCGGTCCGCGAGGGCACAGTCCACGACGCTCCCGTTCGCCTCAGTGATTGAGGCAGGCTGCCCCACAGCCCAACCGGAATAGCTCAGGCGGTTGAAGGGGAACGTCGCATCGGTGCAAAGAGCCACCTGCTGATGGCACGTGTGTCCCGCCAGGACCACGGGCCGCACGGCCGCCGACTCCCCCGTCCCGACCAGCCAGTGCCCCACCGGATCGAATCCGTTGACGTCGAGCGGCGGGTCGACCGTTTGGCTGGCAGTCCATGGCATGGGCACGATGTCGACGTTCAGACCGGCCGCTGGCCACGCGAAGTGGCGCGGAGGCAGGGCCGCGGGCAGAAGCGCGGCACTCGTAAGAGTCCCGGACCTCATAGGCGCCGCAGACGACGTCGCGCCCGCTGCCTTGGGCGAGCGGGCGGCCGACGACGAGGGGCTGGGAGAGGCGCCCGAACTCCGGGCGGGCGAAGTCGGGGAAGAAGAAGCGGCAGGGGCAGAGGCCACCCCATCTGCAGACTGCGCCAGCTGCTGCGCTGCCTGCGCTCGGAGCTCCTGCCGCTCCCGGTCCCCCAGACCGTGCAGGCCGGCGAACACCGCGAGGGCGACTGCGAGGCCGAGGGCCGCAATACGGGCCCACCACCCCGAGCCTTTCCCTCGCATTCCCCGCCGGCGCATTTTTCCCCTCAGTATTGCTATCCCCAGCCATGGCAAATGAGTATTCGCGGACGCCAAAGAGCCTGCGCGAATTCCTCTGAGGTGCGTTATCGCCGCTTTCTACGGTCAAATACCGAACCTCGTACCAACCAGTACACCGAGGGAATGAGACGGGGTCACCAGTAGTCGGTACCCGGCTTCCGAGGGCAGCAGGATGGAGGCCTCCGGCGAGTACGCAGAAAGGCTCCCTATGAGTACGCGGACGCACTACGCAGCTCATGTGCCGGGGTCCGGCGAGTACTTGGAAACGGTTCAGAAGCCGAGAACAGGTCCAGAAGCCGAAGAGGCCCGGAACCGGTCGAAATACCGGCTCCGGGCCTCCAACGAATATCGGGCCCTGGCCTCAAGAGCGCCGGGCTGGCGGACACTCCGAGATTGGCCACCCAGGGGCAGCCTCCAGACCTGAGGGACGCAGGCCGAAGGGCCTCGCGGGAGAGGCCAGCATCGGACGACGGCGGGACCCGGCGTCGTCGTCCGGTTCGCCTCCCGCGGGTGGGCAGGGCCCGGGCCCGTCGCTCCCGAGCCTCTCCGGCGTCTTTGCCGGAGGGGCAGGAGAGCGGCGGGAGCGGTGCAATACGGGACAGTGGTGAATGTGAGGCAGCGGTTACCGTGAGCCAGCGGTGAACGCGAAGCAGTGGTAACGCGTGGCCGCCGTCAGCGTGGAGCGGTGGTCAGCACGAGGCC
Encoded proteins:
- a CDS encoding DUF2505 domain-containing protein, which encodes MALEATTTLNYPVEQIVAVFADEAFQRHVSELVGGKLESITVDGDTASAFTATIVRQVPTGRLPELAKKFVGEYVSVTQVETWGAPEADSSRQANITVKVAGAPVEATAAQRLVADGASTRIELSGAVTSSIPLLGGKIAQAAEPFVGKALNIEATQAAAWLAGEIV
- a CDS encoding VanZ family protein produces the protein MDAPSATSRDSPRAGSARRRVALRIVGAAYLAFVAGVVFWPTPVDRPAAGTLAHMFVWLHRHGVPLWFGYNLFEWLANVAFFVPFGVLAVLFGSRVRWAVVAACSVSTAVELSQWLFLPQRTGSVLDVLANTSGAFIGAGLAALWTRRPRRSL
- the mfd gene encoding transcription-repair coupling factor; amino-acid sequence: MSSDIQLTGSLDVLRPASLDGLRRALATDPTVARLRDYASKPAGRRSQDLQVAAPAGMRPVIIAEILDSLPEGDGVLLAVTATEREAEDLVDALGAYVAPGTVALFPSWETLPHERLSPRSDTVGRRLSVLRRLAHPESEGRNSAESGRKPLRVVVAPIRAVLQPLVAGLGDLAPVFLAVGQDEPFDGVVRALAAAAYARVDMVTRRGEFAVRGGIIDVFPPTEDHPVRVEFFGDEVEQMRWFAVADQRSLTGPHVHHPTVLFAPPCRELLITPSVMSRAARLKGHLPAAEDMLEKIAGGIAVEGMESLAPLLVDAMVPFVEELPEGSVALLLEPEKVRTRAHDLAATNDEFLAAAWATASDGGAAPLDLSVAAGAGQDPDEHMGRLEDASFASLADTRAAAVARSVSWWSVTSLGVDEETVLDIDVLSIAAREPRGYRGDVAEMTEFIGSRVADQWRIVVATDGPGPAQRLAELFHDAGIPCSRVESLAREPESGIIEITTATAGKGFVLDGLKLALLTEADLLGRASAAGTRDMRKMPSRRRNAVDPLQLHAGDFVVHEQHGIGKFVELVQRRAGAGTDATREYLVLEYAPSKRGAPGDRLFVPTDQLDQVTRYVGGDAPALSKMGGADWAATKSKAKKAVKEIAGELIRLYSARMASRGHAFGPDTPWQRELEEAFPYIETPDQLTTINEVKADMERDIPMDRLVSGDVGYGKTEIAVRAAFKAVQDGKQVAVLVPTTLLAQQHHETFSERFSGFPLRVRALSRFQTGSEAKDTVEGLKKGTVDVVIGTHRLLSKEVEFKDLGLVIVDEEQRFGVEHKEALKKMRTNVDVLAMSATPIPRTLEMSLTGIRETSTLATPPEERHPVLTYVGPYTDKQVSAAIRRELMREGQVFFVHNRVSSIEKTAAAVRELVPEARVEVAHGQMSEGRLEQIIVDFWEKRFDVLVCTTIIETGLDISNANTLIVDRADSYGLSQLHQLRGRVGRGRERAYAYFLYPSEKPLGEVALERLKAVAAHNELGAGMQLAMKDLEIRGAGNLLGGEQSGHIAGVGFDLYIRLVGEAVADFRGESEEKTAEMKIELPVNAHLPHDYVPGERLRLEAYRKLAAVNDDAAIAEVMDELTDRYGEPPAPVENLAAVARFRVRARSAGLTDVALQGNMVRFAPAELPESKQMRLTRMYKGAQYKPALNAVLVPKPKTAAIGGRDLQDKEILDWADQVVTAIFTD
- a CDS encoding SCO4848 family membrane protein → MQLPAALSWLLVVAGVWSIFVWPQFLRRVMKDPRARDESGRATRFLTVHMYLVAISVTLGVAVAVVGVRTLFV
- the nhaA gene encoding Na+/H+ antiporter NhaA, with the translated sequence MVPRWRTHSPHSHSRHSHSPNSHSAHSRLRSLARGSFSEYRRITEVLRKETVGGALLLTATVVALVWANSPWSSGYFDFRDLHLGYEPWHLSLSLGKWASDGLLAIFFFVAGLELKREFVAGDLRRPSTAIVPVVAACGGVALPAIIFTLANVALGTEQSAGDALRGWAVPTATDIAFALAVLAVISTHLPAALRTFLLTLAVVDDLIAIAIIAFFYASGLNLVFLALAIVPLAVFTWLVQRRVRSWYLLLPLAVLTWALVHASGIHATVAGVLMGFAVPVIRSEKAGGPEAGPGLAEHFEQRFRPLSAGVAVPVFAFFSAGVRVGGADGVGSALTDPVTIGIVLALVVGKALGVFGSTWLVTKSRHAELDPDLAWVDVFGLALLSGVGFTVSLLVAGLGFGEGTLHDEHAKVAILTGSLTAAVLAAVVLRARNRHYRRLATLETFDADGDGVPDAFGNEDAR